One window from the genome of Elusimicrobiaceae bacterium encodes:
- a CDS encoding HAD family hydrolase, translated as MKAILFDHGGTIDSNGTAWKELFFPLYLECGIPVSNEQFDRAFYDADDNLSARHRLQGLGLAETVLLQVTDVLENLRMEDSVKAEKIAGEFVKNCRMFFARNKPVLAALAKKFRLGVVSNNYGNLESMLNSEGLLEYFGAVADSGAVGSAKPDKGIFLHALDRLAVSPRDAMMVGDCARRDIAGALALDMRAAFLRGSRKEQALPQDWGARVIVLDSLQELPEKLAAGGF; from the coding sequence ATGAAAGCCATCCTCTTTGACCATGGCGGCACCATTGATTCAAACGGCACCGCATGGAAAGAGCTGTTTTTCCCGCTTTATCTGGAATGCGGAATACCCGTGTCGAACGAGCAATTCGACCGGGCGTTTTACGATGCCGACGACAACCTGTCCGCGCGCCACCGCCTTCAGGGGCTGGGGCTTGCCGAAACGGTGCTTCTGCAGGTAACCGACGTGCTGGAAAATCTGCGGATGGAAGATTCCGTCAAAGCCGAAAAAATTGCCGGCGAGTTCGTAAAGAACTGCCGTATGTTTTTCGCCCGGAACAAACCGGTTCTGGCCGCGCTGGCAAAAAAATTCAGGCTGGGCGTTGTGTCGAACAATTACGGGAATCTGGAAAGCATGCTGAACTCCGAGGGGCTGCTCGAGTATTTCGGCGCGGTCGCCGATTCCGGCGCGGTAGGCAGCGCCAAGCCGGATAAAGGGATTTTTCTGCACGCGCTGGACCGGCTGGCCGTTTCTCCGCGCGACGCCATGATGGTGGGCGATTGCGCGCGCCGCGATATCGCGGGCGCGCTCGCGCTGGACATGCGGGCGGCTTTTCTGCGCGGCAGCCGGAAAGAACAGGCGCTGCCGCAGGACTGGGGGGCGCGGGTAATCGTGCTCGACTCTTTGCAGGAACTGCCGGAGAAACTGGCCGCCGGGGGATTTTGA
- a CDS encoding NDP-sugar synthase → MMFQKHAGIFAAGHGTRLQAAFPGIVKPMVPLINVPLIEWTVRILKTAGFEDFTILLNSAGKPARAHLKQAFPDLNFVFLVKDTETSYESFRLVAQTLAQKTDHFLLSTVDSLYNPADLEKFIVSAQSSFADAVLGVTDRVADTKPLWADIEDNGLISRLGPGCAQKKFVTSGIYFLTSALAEQMPETRNYAALREYLADIAAQGKRISSFPIRQSVDVDTPDDIEFAEEFLYKQFLRKPGEKWG, encoded by the coding sequence ATGATGTTTCAAAAACACGCCGGCATCTTCGCCGCGGGTCACGGCACAAGGCTTCAGGCCGCGTTTCCCGGCATAGTCAAGCCGATGGTTCCGCTCATAAACGTTCCGCTCATAGAATGGACCGTGCGGATTCTGAAAACCGCCGGGTTCGAGGATTTCACGATACTCTTAAATTCCGCCGGCAAACCCGCGCGCGCGCATCTCAAGCAGGCTTTTCCCGACCTGAATTTCGTTTTTCTGGTAAAAGACACCGAAACCTCCTATGAAAGTTTCCGGCTGGTGGCGCAGACCCTGGCCCAGAAAACCGACCATTTTCTGCTGAGCACGGTGGATTCGCTGTACAATCCCGCCGATCTGGAGAAATTCATCGTATCGGCCCAGTCGAGCTTCGCGGACGCCGTGCTGGGCGTGACCGACCGCGTGGCGGACACCAAACCGCTCTGGGCCGATATCGAGGACAACGGCCTGATTTCCCGGCTGGGGCCGGGCTGCGCGCAGAAAAAATTTGTGACCAGCGGGATTTACTTCCTGACCAGCGCGCTGGCCGAACAGATGCCGGAAACCAGGAACTACGCCGCTTTGCGGGAATATCTAGCCGATATCGCAGCGCAGGGCAAACGGATATCGTCGTTCCCCATCCGCCAGAGCGTGGACGTGGACACGCCGGACGATATTGAGTTTGCCGAGGAATTCCTGTACAAACAGTTTCTCCGCAAGCCGGGGGAGAAGTGGGGCTGA
- a CDS encoding nucleotide sugar dehydrogenase — protein MRNFPELAATKKAAVGIIGQGYVGLPLAVEFARAGFKVTGFEVDLKKVAGLNAGKSYVDDIADDTLSPLVQSGALRCTGDFSELAAQDAIIICVPTPLRKSKDPDVSYIVAAVESVRKYLRRGQLIILESTTYPGTTTELVRPMLEETGFKTGRDFYLAFSPERVDPGNPDYGIINTPKVVGGETAACTEYAAALYGAVVERVLKVSNTRAAELVKLLENTFRAVNIGMVNEFALMCDRLGLNVWEILDAAATKPFGYMPFYPGPGIGGHCIPLDPHYLGWKMKTLNFEPRFIELAGTINSTMPAYVVNRVYRMLNEAGKCLSGSAILVMGVTYKADISDPRESPALDVISLLGKTGARVDYHDRYVREFAVAGKKLVSKKLSAAMLAKYDCVVILTAHKCVDYRELVRHSALVFDTRNAAKGIRSKKIVRL, from the coding sequence ATGAGAAACTTTCCAGAACTTGCAGCAACGAAAAAAGCCGCGGTCGGCATTATCGGGCAGGGATATGTGGGGTTGCCGCTGGCCGTGGAGTTTGCCCGCGCGGGATTTAAAGTCACCGGTTTCGAGGTGGATTTGAAAAAAGTGGCCGGTCTTAACGCCGGAAAATCTTATGTGGATGATATTGCGGACGACACGCTTTCTCCGCTCGTGCAATCCGGCGCGCTGCGCTGCACCGGCGATTTTTCGGAGCTGGCGGCACAGGATGCCATTATCATCTGCGTGCCCACGCCGCTGCGCAAAAGCAAGGACCCCGATGTTTCGTATATAGTGGCGGCGGTCGAGTCGGTTCGCAAATACCTGCGCCGGGGCCAGCTGATAATACTGGAAAGCACCACCTATCCCGGCACGACCACCGAGCTGGTGCGTCCGATGCTGGAGGAAACCGGGTTTAAAACGGGCCGCGATTTCTATCTGGCGTTTTCGCCCGAGCGGGTTGATCCGGGCAATCCCGATTACGGCATTATCAATACGCCCAAGGTTGTCGGCGGCGAAACCGCCGCCTGCACGGAATATGCCGCCGCGCTGTACGGCGCAGTTGTCGAACGCGTGCTGAAAGTGTCAAACACCCGCGCGGCGGAGCTGGTGAAACTGCTTGAAAACACCTTCCGCGCGGTCAATATCGGCATGGTCAACGAGTTCGCGCTCATGTGCGACCGGCTGGGCCTGAATGTGTGGGAAATTCTGGATGCCGCCGCCACAAAACCGTTCGGATACATGCCGTTTTATCCCGGCCCCGGAATCGGCGGACACTGCATCCCGCTCGATCCCCATTATCTCGGCTGGAAAATGAAAACACTCAATTTCGAGCCGCGCTTTATAGAGCTGGCCGGCACGATCAACTCCACCATGCCGGCCTATGTTGTGAACAGGGTTTACAGGATGCTTAACGAAGCGGGCAAGTGTCTGTCGGGGAGTGCCATTCTGGTGATGGGGGTCACTTACAAGGCCGATATCTCCGATCCGCGCGAATCGCCCGCGCTGGACGTTATTTCCCTGCTCGGCAAAACCGGCGCGCGGGTGGATTACCATGACCGGTATGTAAGGGAGTTCGCGGTGGCGGGGAAAAAGCTGGTTTCAAAAAAACTGTCCGCGGCGATGCTCGCGAAGTACGACTGCGTTGTAATCCTTACCGCACATAAATGCGTTGATTACAGGGAGCTGGTCCGGCATTCCGCGCTGGTGTTTGATACCAGAAACGCGGCGAAAGGCATCCGGTCTAAAAAAATCGTGCGGCTGTAA
- a CDS encoding SDR family oxidoreductase — translation MKILVTGAAGFLGSHICDYLLAREHQVVGMDNLLTGSIENIEHMFQNPGFMFIRHDVTNYNHIPGPVDAILHFASPASPADYLQFPIPTLKVGALGTHKALGLAKEKNAIFMLASTSEVYGDPQVNPQVETYWGNVNPIGPRGVYDEAKRFAEALATAYHRYHKLPIRIVRIFNTFGPRMRINDGRAVPNFMTQALTGKPITIYGSGSQTRSLCYVSDLVDGIYRALESDCNEPINLGNPHEITVRELAETIKKLTGSAAPIVTEPLPQDDPQVRRPDITRAKTVLGWEPEVELEKGLLSTVDYFRTQLRKKGILAAR, via the coding sequence ATGAAAATACTGGTGACCGGAGCGGCCGGCTTTCTGGGCAGCCATATCTGCGACTACCTGCTGGCGCGGGAGCACCAGGTGGTCGGGATGGACAACCTGCTCACCGGCTCGATCGAAAACATCGAGCATATGTTCCAGAACCCCGGTTTCATGTTCATCCGCCACGACGTGACGAATTATAATCATATCCCCGGCCCGGTGGACGCGATTCTGCATTTCGCCAGCCCGGCCAGCCCGGCCGATTATCTGCAGTTTCCGATCCCGACTCTCAAAGTGGGCGCACTTGGCACCCACAAAGCGCTGGGGCTGGCCAAAGAGAAAAACGCCATTTTCATGCTGGCGTCCACCTCCGAAGTGTATGGCGATCCGCAGGTCAACCCGCAGGTGGAGACCTACTGGGGCAACGTGAACCCGATCGGCCCGCGCGGCGTGTACGACGAGGCGAAACGGTTTGCAGAAGCGCTCGCCACAGCTTATCACCGGTACCACAAACTGCCGATCCGGATAGTGCGGATTTTTAACACGTTCGGGCCTCGAATGCGAATTAACGATGGCCGCGCCGTGCCCAATTTCATGACCCAGGCGCTTACCGGCAAGCCGATAACAATATACGGGTCCGGCTCGCAAACGCGCAGCCTGTGCTATGTAAGCGATCTGGTGGACGGGATTTACCGCGCGCTTGAAAGCGACTGCAATGAACCGATCAATCTTGGCAACCCGCACGAAATCACGGTGCGGGAGCTGGCCGAAACAATAAAAAAGCTCACCGGCAGCGCCGCGCCGATCGTCACCGAACCGCTGCCGCAGGACGATCCGCAGGTGCGCCGGCCCGACATAACGCGCGCCAAAACGGTTTTGGGCTGGGAACCCGAAGTGGAACTTGAAAAAGGCCTGCTTTCCACGGTTGACTATTTCCGCACGCAACTGCGGAAAAAAGGAATTCTGGCGGCCCGGTAA
- a CDS encoding ComF family protein, with amino-acid sequence MQQLKTLVLHILLPHTCAHCGADLPFGKTALLCRACQAKLLPVSYPLCLRCGLPLPDGGAHCRHCLGVKADGYKCRIIRSALHLTPELKSAVHSFKYRYKPGMAAYLAQYMQLAYLRHPELHGADALVPVPMHEKRLAERGFNQSAALAQELARAVKIPVADALLSKTSPTAQQAKLNRGQRQKNLLNSFAAAPGAKGLEVLLIDDICTTGATLEECARALRRAGAGRVRALTLARELPPARKPAAPDTAGDMDP; translated from the coding sequence ATGCAGCAGCTGAAGACGCTGGTTCTGCACATACTGCTGCCGCATACCTGCGCGCACTGCGGCGCGGATCTGCCGTTCGGGAAAACCGCGCTGCTGTGCCGCGCCTGCCAGGCAAAACTGCTGCCGGTGTCATATCCCCTGTGCCTGCGCTGCGGGTTGCCTTTGCCCGACGGCGGCGCGCACTGCCGCCATTGCCTGGGCGTGAAAGCGGACGGCTACAAATGCAGAATAATCCGTTCCGCGCTGCACCTGACGCCGGAACTGAAAAGCGCGGTTCATTCGTTTAAATACCGCTATAAACCGGGCATGGCGGCTTATCTGGCGCAATACATGCAGCTGGCTTACCTGCGGCACCCGGAGCTGCACGGCGCGGACGCGCTGGTTCCGGTTCCCATGCATGAGAAACGGCTGGCAGAGCGGGGCTTCAACCAGTCCGCCGCGCTGGCGCAGGAACTGGCCCGCGCCGTAAAAATACCTGTAGCCGATGCCTTGCTGTCAAAAACATCTCCAACGGCCCAGCAGGCTAAACTGAACCGCGGGCAGCGGCAGAAAAACCTTTTGAACTCTTTCGCGGCCGCGCCCGGCGCGAAAGGGCTGGAAGTGCTTTTGATAGACGATATCTGCACCACCGGCGCGACTCTGGAGGAATGCGCCCGCGCCCTGCGCCGGGCCGGAGCCGGCCGCGTGCGCGCGCTGACGCTCGCCCGGGAATTGCCGCCCGCCCGAAAACCCGCCGCGCCGGATACCGCCGGCGATATGGACCCGTAA
- a CDS encoding UDP-glucose/GDP-mannose dehydrogenase family protein: MKKMNICVVGTGYVGLVTGACLAQAGHRVVCVDSDIRKIAMLEKGEIPIYEPGLAEVVAKNRKAGRLFFTRSIAQGIIHKGHHADAAFIAVGTPPRSDGSADLSFVEKVTEEIALAITQYTVIVEKSTVPVETGEWIAKTAARFVRKGVEFGVASNPEFLREGSAVTDFLHPDRVVVGTESDRTAKVMKDIYAPLDCPILLTDTKSSELIKHASNSFLAAKISFINAVGALCERTGANVEDVAKGMGMDARIGHSFLRAGIGFGGFCFPKDLEAFYWICRKKGYDFELLRTVTEINNDQKMWPIRHAEEELWNLGGKTVAVLGLAFKPDTDDMRFAPSLDIIHALRERRAKIRAYDPVAQENARRVLGSKAITFCKDAYDTVKGADCVMLITEWPEFKKLDMEKVLRLVRHPILLDGRNLYSPAKMRKLGFTYKSVGRP; this comes from the coding sequence ATGAAAAAGATGAATATTTGTGTAGTAGGCACCGGTTATGTGGGGCTGGTTACCGGAGCCTGCCTCGCGCAGGCGGGGCACCGGGTGGTATGCGTGGATTCCGATATCCGCAAAATCGCCATGCTGGAGAAAGGCGAAATACCGATTTATGAACCCGGTCTGGCGGAAGTCGTGGCAAAAAACCGCAAAGCCGGCAGGCTGTTTTTCACCCGCTCGATAGCGCAGGGAATCATCCATAAAGGCCACCACGCCGACGCGGCGTTCATCGCGGTGGGCACGCCGCCCCGGTCGGACGGGTCGGCCGATCTGTCATTCGTGGAAAAAGTGACCGAGGAGATCGCGTTGGCGATAACACAGTACACGGTCATCGTTGAAAAATCCACCGTGCCGGTGGAAACGGGCGAATGGATCGCCAAAACCGCAGCCCGCTTCGTGCGCAAGGGCGTGGAATTTGGCGTGGCGTCCAACCCGGAATTTCTGCGCGAGGGCTCCGCGGTAACCGATTTTCTGCATCCCGACCGGGTGGTGGTAGGCACCGAATCCGACCGGACGGCCAAAGTGATGAAAGACATTTACGCCCCGCTCGACTGCCCCATTCTGCTGACGGACACAAAAAGCTCGGAACTGATCAAGCACGCGTCAAACTCGTTTCTGGCGGCCAAGATTTCGTTCATCAACGCCGTCGGCGCGCTGTGCGAACGGACTGGCGCGAATGTGGAAGACGTAGCCAAAGGCATGGGCATGGACGCGCGCATCGGCCACAGTTTCCTGCGGGCAGGCATCGGGTTCGGCGGGTTCTGCTTTCCTAAAGATCTTGAAGCGTTCTACTGGATCTGCCGCAAAAAAGGCTACGATTTCGAACTGCTGCGCACGGTAACGGAAATCAACAACGACCAGAAGATGTGGCCCATCCGCCACGCCGAAGAGGAACTGTGGAATCTGGGCGGCAAAACGGTGGCGGTGCTGGGCCTGGCGTTCAAACCCGACACCGATGACATGCGGTTCGCGCCCAGCCTGGATATTATCCACGCTCTGCGCGAGCGGCGCGCGAAAATCCGCGCTTACGACCCCGTGGCGCAGGAAAACGCGCGCAGGGTGCTCGGCTCGAAAGCGATAACGTTCTGCAAAGACGCTTACGACACCGTCAAAGGGGCCGACTGCGTCATGCTGATCACCGAATGGCCCGAATTCAAGAAACTGGATATGGAAAAAGTGCTCAGGCTGGTCAGGCACCCGATCCTGCTTGACGGGCGGAACCTGTATTCCCCGGCGAAGATGCGGAAACTGGGATTCACCTACAAATCCGTCGGACGGCCCTGA